In the genome of Streptomyces aquilus, the window CCACCCACGAGTCGCGGCCCGACCGGTCCCAGGGCCCGCTCCCGATCGCCACCCACTCGCGGTCGCCGTCGTGCCGCTTGCTCGACAACTGCACGGCGAGGAAGGTCCCGGCCGCCTCCCTGGCCACCACCAGCACCGGCCGGTCCTTGCCGCGCCCGTCGTTCTCCTCGAAGGGCACCCAGGTCCACACGATCTCCCCGGGGTCCGGGTCGCCGTCGCGCGCGGGCGAGTACTCGGTGCGCACCCGGCCCACCTCGCGGGGGTCGGCCTCGGTGGTGGCGGTGGCGCCGAAGCGGCCGGGGACGTTCTCATCGGTAAACGCAGTCACGGGGGCACCTTAGAGGGTGCCCCCGTGAGCCGTTGCGTCAGTCCTCCTGGACCGACACCTTCTGCGCCGGCGGCTGCGGCGCGAGCCCGTTCAGGGACGAAGTCCCGGCCGGTGCCTGACCGTTCTGGTTCATCGACGCGAGCAGCTGGCGGGCCAGGCCGAGGCCCGTGCCGCCCATGGTGAGCGCCTTGGCGAACATGTCCGCCATGCCGTCGGCGCCGTTGAGCACCACCATGTTGTCGACGTTCCCGAACGCGGACGCCCCGGCCCGCACGATCTCCGGCCAGTTCTCGGCGAGTTGCTGGGCGACCACGGCCTCCTGGTTCTCGGCGAGGGCGGCGGCCCGCGCCTTGATGGCCTCCGCCTCGGCGAGTCCCTTGGCCTTCGTCGCCTCGGCCTGCGCGAGGCCCTTGGCCTGGGCCGCGGCGGCCTCGGCCTCACCGGTGGCGCGGGTCGAGGCAGCCGTCGCCGTACCGCGCGCCTTGGTCGCCTCGGCCTCGGCGGCCGCGGCCGTCTTGACCCGCGTCGCCTCGGCCGCGGCGGCCAGCTCGGTCTCCTTCGCCTTGGCCTGAGCCGCCGAGATACGCGCGTCGCGCTCGGCTTCGGCGATCGTGCGCTTCTCGTACGCCCTCGCGTCCGCGGGTTTGCGCACGTCCGCCTGGAGCTGCTGCTCGGTGCGCTGCGCCTCCAGTTCGGCGACCCGGGTCATCTGCACGACGACCTCCTGCCGGGCCGCGGCATCCGCGAGCGGTCCGGCCTGCTGGGCCTTGGCGGCGGCCTTGTCGCGCTCGGCCTGGTAGCCGGCCTGGAGGATCTCGCTGTCCCGGGTGGCCTCCGCCATCCGCGCGAACGACTGCTGCTCGGCCTCCGTGGCCAGCCGGTTCGCCTCGGCCTGCGCGATCCGCGCGTCCCGCTGGACGGCGGCGGCGTGCGGCATCGCGAGGTTCTGGATGTACCCGGTCGGGTCCTCGATCTCGTGGATCTGCAACGAGTCCACGATCAGCCCCAGCTTCTCCATCTCCGTGCCGCACGCGGCCCGGGTCTGCCCGGTCAGCTTCTCCCGGTCGCGGATCATGTCCTCGACCGTCAACCCGCCGACGATGGACCGCAGATGACCGGCGAAGACGTTGTGCACCCGCTCCGACATCAGCTTCTGCTGGTCGAGGAAGCGGCGCCCCGCGTTGGCGATCGACACGAAGTCGTCGCCCACCTTGAAGATGACCACCCCCCGCACCTTCAGCGGAATGCCCTGGTGGGTCACGCAGTCCACGTGCAGCTCGGTCTCGTTGAGGTCGAGGGACAGCTTGCGCACCGCCTGCACGCCGGGCAGCACCAGCGTGCCGCGCCCCGTGACGATCCGGAATCCCATGCCCTCTTCGAGGCCTTCGGTCCTGTGCTTGGAACCCGAGATGATGAGCGCCTCGTTGGGCTCGGCCACCCGCCACATCATCTTGAACACACCGATCAGAACGAGGACCGCACCTACCGCGATCCCCGCAACGACGCCGATGACCATCGGCATACGCCCCCTTTGCATGGTGCCCTTTCGGCACCGAACGAAGGGAGTGTGCGCCTCGGCGCAGTCGGGGTACAGACCCTGACGAACTCTTGTCGCAACCTTGACGCAAACGGCTCTCACCTGCGACAAAGCCTGCTCAACTGTCGTACGCCGCCTGCACGTAGACCGTTCTCGGCGGCTGGTACTCCACCACCATGACGACCGTGCCCCGCTCGATGCGGTCGCTGCCGGTGGCCGGATAGGCGAGGAAGTGCTCGGCGCCGCCGCGCACCCGGACGATCACCTCGCCGACGAGCCCGGGCCCGACCGTTCCGGTGACCCGCCCCATGAGCCCGACCATCGACGCATCGTCCATGGTCACAGGGTACGGGCCCGACGGCGTCACGCGGCGGACGAGTCGGCGTCGACCGCCACTGGCGGCCACGCCTCGTGCCAGCGCAGCTCCGCCTCCAACTGCGCGGCGAGCGAGATCAGCAGCGGCTCGCTGTTGGCCGGACCGAGCAACTGCGCCCCCACCGGCAGGCCGCCGGCCACGAACCCCGCCGGGACGTTGACGCCGGGCCAGCCCAGCACGTTCCACGGCCAGGCGTAGGGGCAGGCCGCGATCATCGCGCGGTCGGTGGCGAAGCCGCTGAGCGGGAGCATCGAGCCGATGCGGGGCGGGGGAGCGGCCGTGGTGGGGGCGAGGACGACGTCGTACGACCTGAAGAAGCCGCCGATACGGCGGTGCAGGACCGCCTCCGCCCGCCGGGCCGCACGCAGCGGTGCCCCGCCGAGGAGCCGGCCGAGCCGGGCGGCGTCGCGGGTGCGCCGGTCGAGGAGTGCGGGGAAGGGCGCCTCGCCGACACGCTCGGCGAGACCGGCGGTGGCGCGTGGGATGAAAGTGAGCCCGATCTGGCCGTAGGGCGGGTCGGCCTCCTCGACCGTGTGGCCCAACGCGGCCAGCTGATCGGCGAGTTGGACGACCTTGGCCCGTACCGCCGGGTGGAGCCGGGCCGGCAGGGCGGTGAACGGGGGCTTCAGGGCGAGGGCGATACGGAGGCGGCCGGGGTCGCGGCGGGCGGCGGCCGAGGCGTCGACGGACGGCGGGCGGTGCGGGTCGAGGGCGTGGTTGCCGCTGGCGGCGTCGAGCAGGAGGGCGGCGTCGGCGACCGTACGAGCCAGGGTGCCGTTGACGGTGATGCCCTGGAAGGACTCGCCGCGCGGCCAGGTGGAGATGCGGCCGCGCTGCGGCTTGATGCCGATGAGATGGGTCCAGGACGCCGGGATGCGTACCGATCCCGCTCCGTCGGAGCCGAGCGCGGCCGGGACGAGTCCGGCGGCGACGGCGGCGGCCGAACCGCCCGATGACCCGCCGGGCGTGTGGTCCGCGTTCCACGGGTTGCGGGTGGCCCCGAAGGCTGGCCCCTCGGTGAAGGGCCACTGCCCGAACTCGCAGGTGTTGGTCTTGCCCACGACGACGGCCCCGGCGGCCCGCAGCCGCCGTACCGCCTCCCCGTCCTCGGCGACCGGCGGGAACTCGCCCCGGCAGCCGAACGCGGTGGGCTCGCCCGCCACGTCCATGTCGTCCTTCACGGCCACCGGCACCCCGAGCAGGGGCTTGCGCACCCCGGCCGCGAGTTCCTTGTCGGCCGCGTCGGCCTCGGCGAGGGCGGCCTCCGCACGCACGATCCGGAAGGCGTTCAGCGAGCCCTGTTCGGCCTCGATCCTGGCGAGCGTCCGCTCGACGAGCCCCCGTGCCGTGACGGTGCCGTCGGCCAGCGCGCGTGCGGTCTCCACCAGGCCGGCGGAACGGTCGTGCGTCATACGGGACACCTCCGGTGACGTTGCCTACCGAACGGTAACGTCTGTAAGCGCTTCGCCGGAACACCCCTCGCGGGGGCGGCCGTTCGGCGCTCGCCACAGCTGCCTCACGGCGCACGTCAGGTCGTGCGCAAACCATTGACGTGCACGGGCCTCACCCCTACCTTCTGATCGACTTTCCGAACCTTGTTCGGCATTCCGGACGTTGAGCCGCGTCCTGTCCGAGAGAGAGCCGCCCGTGACCACACGACCCCCCATGCCGTCACGCCGTACCCTGCTGCGCGCCATGGCGGCCCTGCCCGCCTCGGCCGTCCTGCTGGGCGAACTGCCCGGCGCGGCCTTCGCCGCGGCCCCGCCGAGCGGCTCCGCCACCCGCTACACGATCGTGCCGTTCCTCAACAGCGACGACGGCACGGTGAACGTCTACCAGGCCGACGACGCCACCGACTTCCGGCTCGTCCAGGCGTCCGCCTACACCCCGCCGAGCAACAGGATCCGCGACGCCAGCGTCTTCAAGCACACCGACGGCTACTACTACATCACCTACACCACGCACACCTGGCAGGACGTCAGCACCACCATCGGCTTCGCCCGCAGCTCCGACCGGGTCAACTGGACCTTCCTGTACGACTACACGGTCCCCATCGCCAACCTGTCCCGGGCATGGGCGCCGGAGTGGTTCGTCGACAGCGACGGCAGTGTCAACGTCATCGTGTCCTGCTCGCTCACCAGCGACGAGTGGATCTTCACGCCGTATCGGCTGAGGGCCACCAACGCGGCGCTCACGGCGTGGAGTTCACCGGTGGCCCTGTCCGGCATCGGTGCGAACCACATCGACACGTTCGTCGTGAGGATCGGCTCGACCTACCATGCCTTCACGAAGAACGAGACGACCAAGTACATCGAGTACGCCACCGCCTCGTCCCTGACCGGCCCCTACACCATCTCCAAGACCGGCGACTGGGCGGGCTGGGGCAGCTACCGCGAGGGCCCGGCGCTGGTGCAGCTCGACAACGGGGCCTGGCGGCTGTTCTTCGACGGCTACGGCGACGGCAACTACTACTACAGCGACAGCTACGACACCTTCGCCACCTGGTCCGCGCCGACGGCTCTGCCCGCGATCTCCGGTACGGCACGGCACTTCACGGTCATCAAGGAGACCGTCTCGGGCGGCCCGGCCCTCGCGAAGAACGTCACCCGTTCCTTCCAGTCCGCCAACTACACCACCCGCTACTGGCAGAACCAGTCCGCCCTGCTCAACCTGCCGGTGGTGACCGGCTCCAGCACCTCCGCCGAGAAGACGGCCTCCACCTTCACGGTGGTCGCGGGCCTCGCCGACTCCAACGGCTACTCCTTCCGCGACTCGTCCGGCAACTACCTGCGCCACTGGGACTTCCGGTCCCGCTTCGACGCGAACGACGGCACCTCGACGTTCGCCAAGGACGCCACCT includes:
- a CDS encoding type II toxin-antitoxin system PemK/MazF family toxin translates to MTAFTDENVPGRFGATATTEADPREVGRVRTEYSPARDGDPDPGEIVWTWVPFEENDGRGKDRPVLVVAREAAGTFLAVQLSSKRHDGDREWVAIGSGPWDRSGRDSWVDVDRVLRLHEDGMRREACALDRGRFDLVRRRLHERYGWT
- a CDS encoding flotillin family protein; protein product: MPMVIGVVAGIAVGAVLVLIGVFKMMWRVAEPNEALIISGSKHRTEGLEEGMGFRIVTGRGTLVLPGVQAVRKLSLDLNETELHVDCVTHQGIPLKVRGVVIFKVGDDFVSIANAGRRFLDQQKLMSERVHNVFAGHLRSIVGGLTVEDMIRDREKLTGQTRAACGTEMEKLGLIVDSLQIHEIEDPTGYIQNLAMPHAAAVQRDARIAQAEANRLATEAEQQSFARMAEATRDSEILQAGYQAERDKAAAKAQQAGPLADAAARQEVVVQMTRVAELEAQRTEQQLQADVRKPADARAYEKRTIAEAERDARISAAQAKAKETELAAAAEATRVKTAAAAEAEATKARGTATAASTRATGEAEAAAAQAKGLAQAEATKAKGLAEAEAIKARAAALAENQEAVVAQQLAENWPEIVRAGASAFGNVDNMVVLNGADGMADMFAKALTMGGTGLGLARQLLASMNQNGQAPAGTSSLNGLAPQPPAQKVSVQED
- a CDS encoding amidase, producing MTHDRSAGLVETARALADGTVTARGLVERTLARIEAEQGSLNAFRIVRAEAALAEADAADKELAAGVRKPLLGVPVAVKDDMDVAGEPTAFGCRGEFPPVAEDGEAVRRLRAAGAVVVGKTNTCEFGQWPFTEGPAFGATRNPWNADHTPGGSSGGSAAAVAAGLVPAALGSDGAGSVRIPASWTHLIGIKPQRGRISTWPRGESFQGITVNGTLARTVADAALLLDAASGNHALDPHRPPSVDASAAARRDPGRLRIALALKPPFTALPARLHPAVRAKVVQLADQLAALGHTVEEADPPYGQIGLTFIPRATAGLAERVGEAPFPALLDRRTRDAARLGRLLGGAPLRAARRAEAVLHRRIGGFFRSYDVVLAPTTAAPPPRIGSMLPLSGFATDRAMIAACPYAWPWNVLGWPGVNVPAGFVAGGLPVGAQLLGPANSEPLLISLAAQLEAELRWHEAWPPVAVDADSSAA
- a CDS encoding glycoside hydrolase family 43 protein — protein: MTTRPPMPSRRTLLRAMAALPASAVLLGELPGAAFAAAPPSGSATRYTIVPFLNSDDGTVNVYQADDATDFRLVQASAYTPPSNRIRDASVFKHTDGYYYITYTTHTWQDVSTTIGFARSSDRVNWTFLYDYTVPIANLSRAWAPEWFVDSDGSVNVIVSCSLTSDEWIFTPYRLRATNAALTAWSSPVALSGIGANHIDTFVVRIGSTYHAFTKNETTKYIEYATASSLTGPYTISKTGDWAGWGSYREGPALVQLDNGAWRLFFDGYGDGNYYYSDSYDTFATWSAPTALPAISGTARHFTVIKETVSGGPALAKNVTRSFQSANYTTRYWQNQSALLNLPVVTGSSTSAEKTASTFTVVAGLADSNGYSFRDSSGNYLRHWDFRSRFDANDGTSTFAKDATFIARTGTTTGSLRFESYNYPGYYLRHYNYQLRVERSDGTALFRQDSSFTPVTAWA